The Ananas comosus cultivar F153 linkage group 7, ASM154086v1, whole genome shotgun sequence genome has a window encoding:
- the LOC109713322 gene encoding Fanconi anemia group D2 protein isoform X2, translating to MVLLQRVAPPNPRKRPAPSLHPQPHPNPQRSSSLTANPKSTPISREEGEEEEEGEDRSIGTMISLLADAGCTIRGPLDGPPSLPSDPHKLRRALESRLSSAPSLRSEFLSGFSSYVRSPSNLRRVLIPASRGPFGGDSLVRLLLHVAPIQLELQELLLEKLPEYFDAAAANNLPLNDDVARLIINQFRWLDFLVNPEGFSDKLMDVLSVSPPQLKKEIIGSLPEIIGDQSHGKVVSALEHVLMEDSEVIVPVLDSFSNLNLDEQLQEQAVTIALSCIRTVDAEHMPHLLRFLLLSATPANVKRIVSQIREQLKFVGSVDSHASQNKKLKGISFANSAEASILEALRLGLRFKNILCEAILKELKSIDQPQEHKAIDVWFLMLIYMNGGTLLKSAEKVLKKKVTEGCFREALFDQCIHGHRELVMDHFSSFLSVSEYLLTCKEKEARDFGTHLFTALFEEFSDTYSRQEVLGALVTRIGSGVDHEVSSALKTMILLTSKYSKELIPFSSHINGILDYLEGFHEDNIRKVYEIFSHLALSARSIPGSSSSSIANELLMIVRKQVSNPDMKYRKMGIIGTLKIVGTLGDANVAAHFSSSQRSDCEEALELLKMSLDSCKLAALPLILLYDELIALLECSTLQPEIIEWVGTQVGEFESLFLADLEGGRLPLKHSSNDVEGELWMNLDGELSPICLNILPLVSSPVQNPQCCLTSAYLVGFRCSNSLQILPSQFSLLSLIERLTSQGSLGGIDALLGCPLHLPSVKYLIGTSWKKLTGQQRQIVCFSLYYAINWIRELLNAFSTQIADRIDSVTPTAREEIAAKLFKRLRNLIFLDDLLNSILKIHPQSLPELYYPVEHSGSAVVDKNNHSKQTEKDKVHSTSSNSKQKHKKHPTPADKSGSNDKLRQPTILDAFKRAGVILGEEILNASSPEPSSSERTCERDATDSNELGLIEISAAATNLESERFKCRPLLPVCLFLLTFSQRRDSCCSDPNAELPLHLYLLRDLHNKLDFLNPTTKQFLPACPKTSTCCRMTACEFLRKIRPFFASLKKHLDCALTMLRDGCESYHDHWKSNCSSAGNPDVPYMVFSGSSVATSVFREVLCCYRKLLSLPDLFLQENLPILKDMLAAFQPIEKFDDFLSGIKPALTPQDISYLYCGVFSLFEGITDTVCPSFLLASEVLVTMQSIVNSISMLVEKSPDGNVKNIQARSYQRILPFLRNRLEFSARKLLMHDLGSEDNENELKAKGDLIQKTLQVYLKNSESALNLLDELACSVLPQVPSCRAKSTQEACHDFPTLCPTMFVAWYRVLHEENLSILSKIVKDIISRYRLNSERETAEEVLMKLHKSVKVVVSLVNMCKAHDKVAVHAMAVKYGGKFVDIFLKAFDFLQSHFVAHTDSIIQMVKELQKATRIIQTLCSEAKGSKRIMITSKIPSTKRSMERFLFHVKALLHNPSSGSTFWMGNLKHKDLYGQVLSSQVYNNGDDAIDEAESQMEADP from the exons ATGGTTCTTCTCCAACGCGTCGCCCCACCAAACCCTCGCAAGAGACCCGCTCCCTCTCTCCATCCCCAACCCCATCCCAATCCCCAACGCTCCTCCTCTCTCACCGCAAACCCCAAATCCACGCCGATCTCAAGAGAGgagggcgaagaagaagaagaaggagaagatcgcAGCATCGGCACCATGATCTCGCTCCTGGCCGACGCCGGGTGCACCATCCGCGGCCCCCTCGACGGCCCCCCCTCCCTCCCCTCCGACCCCCACAAGCTCCGCCGAGCCCTCGAGAGCCGCCTCTCCTCCGCCCCCTCCCTCCGATCCGAGTTCCTCTCCGGTTTCTCATCCTACGTCCGCTCCCCGTCCAATCTTCGAAG GGTTCTAATTCCGGCATCCAGGGGCCCATTCGGAGGTGATAGCCTGGTGAGGCTCCTCTTACATGTGGCGCCGATCCAGCTTGAACTCCAGGAGCTGCTTCTCGAGAAGCTTCCTGAGTACTTTGACGCTGCTGCTGCGAATAACTTGCCTTTGAATGATGATGTGGCCAGGCTAATAATTAACCAATTCCGATGGCTCGATTTCCTCGTCAATCCAGAGGGTTTTTCAGACAAACTGATGGACGTCCTCTCTGTCTCCCCTCCTCAGCTCAAGAAGGAGATCATCGGCTCGCTTCCTGAGATCATCGGTGACCAGAGCCACGGCAAGGTGGTCTCCGCACTGGAGCACGTGCTGATGGAGGATTCAGAGGTCATTGTTCCGGTTCTTGATTCTTTCTCTAATCTAAATCTCGACGAACAATTACAAGAGCAG GCCGTCACCATAGCTTTATCTTGCATCAGAACAGTTGATGCGGAGCACATGCCGCATTTGCTTAGATTTCTGCTACTCTCTGCAACACCAGCGAATGTCAAGAGGATTGTCTCACAAATTCGGGAACAACTAAAATTTGTTGGGTCGGTTGATTCTCATGCTTCTcagaataaaaaattgaaaggcATATCCTTTGCAAATTCTGCTGAGGCTTCAATACTTGAGGCTTTGAGATTGGGCCTTCGATTTAAAAAT ATACTCTGTGAGGCTATTTTGAAAGAGCTGAAGTCTATTGATCAGCCACAAGAACACAAGGCAATTGATGTTTGGTTTCTCATGCTCATCTACATGAATGGAGGCACTCTCCTGAAGAGTGCAGAAAAAGTGTTGAAAAAGAAAGTGACTGAGGGATGCTTTCGAGAAGCACTGTTTGATCAATGTATCCATGGGCACCGGGAATTGGTAATG GACCATTTCTCCTCATTTCTTTCGGTTAGCGAGTACTTATTGACATGCAAGGAGAAAGAAGCTAGAGATTTTGGAACCCATTTATTCACAGCATTATTTGAAGAGTTCAGCGATACTTATTCAAGGCAAGAG GTCCTTGGTGCACTAGTCACTCGTATTGGTTCTGGAGTTGATCACGAAGTGAGTTCTGCTCTGAAGACTATGATTTTGCTGACATCAAAGTACTCAAAAGAGCTTATTCCTTTTTCCTCCCATATAAATG GTATCTTAGACTACTTAGAAGGGTTTCATGAAGATAATATTCGCAAG GTCTACgaaattttctctcatttggCATTGTCCGCTCGTTCCATCCCTGGCTCTAGTAGCTCTTCAATTGCAAATGAACTTTTGATGATTGTGAGAAAGCAG GTTAGCAATCCAGATATGAAGTACCGGAAAATGGGAATAATTGGAACTTTAAAGATAGTTGGCACACTTGGGGATGCAAATGTCGCTGCTCATTTCTCATCATCTCAG AGATCAGATTGTGAAGAGGCTCTAGAACTGTTAAAGATGTCATTAGACTCATGCAAGCTGGCGGCGTTGCCCTTAATCCTGCTATATGATGAATTAATTGCTTTGTTGGAGTGCAGTACTCTTCAGCCTGAAATTATAGAGTG GGTGGGTACTCAAGTGGGGGAATTTGAGAGCCTTTTCCTAGCTGATTTAGAAGGAGGTCGGCTACCTCTTAAGCACTCATCCAATGATGTAGAAG GAGAACTTTGGATGAATTTGGATGGCGAGCTTTCTCCTATATGTCTCAATATTCTGCCTTTAGTGTCCTCTCCTGTTCAAAA TCCCCAGTGTTGCCTCACTAGTGCTTACCTTGTTGGCTTCAGATGTTCAAATTCTTTGCAAATTCTTCCTTCCCAATTTTCATTGTTATCTCTT ATTGAAAGATTGACAAGTCAAGGTTCTCTTGGTGGAATAGATGCTCTACTTGGTTGTCCGCTTCATCTTCCTTCTGTGAAG TACCTGATTGGAACTAGCTGGAAAAAGTTGACAGGACAGCAAAGACAGATTGTTTGCTTCTCATTGTATTATGCAATCAACTGGATAAGGGAGTTG CTTAATGCCTTCAGCACACAAATTGCTGATAGAATTGACTCTGTAACTCCGACAGCAAGGGAAGAGATAGCTGCAAAACTTTTTAAACGTTTAAGAAATCTAAT CTTCCTGGACGATTTATTAAATTCCATCCTCAAAATTCATCCTCAAAGTCTACCTGAGCTCTACTACCCCGTGGAACACTCTGGATCAGCTGTTGTAGACAAGAATAATCATTCAAAGCAAACAGAAAAGGATAAGGTACATAGCACCTCTTCAAACAGcaaacaaaaacataaaaagcACCCAACACCTGCGGATAAATCAGGCTCAAATGACAAGCTCAGGCAGCCCACAATTTTGGATGCATTTAAAAGAGCTGGAGTAATATTGGGCGAAGAAATCTTGAATGCAAGTTCTCCAGAACCATCATCGAGTGAGAGAACATGCGAACGTGATGCCACTGACTCTAATGAACTTGGCCTTATAGAAATATCAGCTGCAGCAACAAATCTGGAATCAGAAAGATTCAAATGCAGACCTCTACTCCCTGTTTGCTTGTTCTTATTGACCTTTTCTCAG AGACGAGACTCATGTTGTTCGGATCCTAATGCTGAG CTGCCATTGCATCTGTACCTTCTTCGAGATTTACACAACAAATTGGATTTTTTGAATCCTACAACCAAACAATTTCTGCCTGCTTGCCCAAAGACTTCTACTTGCTGCAGAATGACTGCATGCGAATTCCTAAGAAAAATTAGACCCTTCTTCGCAAGCCTAAAGAAACATTTAGATTGTGCACTGACTATGCTCAGAGATG GATGTGAAAGTTACCATGATCATTGGAAGTCTAATTGCTCTTCTGCTGGAAATCCAGATGTACCATATATGGTTTTTTCAGGATCTTCAGTTGCTACCTCTGTGTTTCGGGAAGTTCTTTGCTGCTACAGAAAG TTGCTTAGCCTTCCAGACCTTTTCCTTCAGGAAAACTTACCGATTCTCAAGGACATGCTAGCAGCTTTCCAGCCGATTGAGAAATTTGATGATTTCTTGTCAGGGATTAAACCAGCTCTCACGCCTCAAGACATCAGTTATTTATACTGTGGTGTATTTTCTTTGTTTGAGGGCATTACTGATACAG TATGCCCCTCTTTTTTGTTAGCATCAGAAGTGTTAGTCACTATGCAGTCCATTGTGAACTCGATTTCCATGCTAGTTGAAAAGTCTCCAGACGGAAATGTGAAGAACATACAAGCAAGATCATATCAGAGAATCCTTCCATTCCTAAGAAATAGGCTTGAGTTTTCTGCTCGTAAACTGTTAATGCATGATCTTGGTAGTGAGGATAATGAAAACGAATTGAAGGCTAAG GGTGATCTCATACAGAAAACACTGCAAGTATACCTCAAAAATAGTGAATCCGCTTTAAATCTACTTGATGAGCTAGCTTGTTCTGTATTGCCTCAG GTTCCTTCATGCAGGGCTAAAAGCACACAAGAAGCTTGCCATGATTTTCCAACTTTGTGCCCTACCATGTTTGTTGCATGGTACCGTGTACTA CACGAAGAGAATCTCAGTATTTTAAGCAAGATA GTCAAGGATATTATTTCAAGGTACAGATTAAACTCAGAAAGAGAAACTGCAGAAGAAGTGCTGATGAAACTCCACAAATCAGTAAAAGTTGTCGTATCTCTAGTAAATATGTGCAAAGCTCATGACAAG GTTGCTGTGCATGCTATGGCAGTCAAATATGGAGGAAAATTTGTGGATATTTTCCTTAAAG CCTTTGACTTCTTACAATCACACTTTGTGGCACACACTGACAGTATAATTCAAATG GTCAAAGAACTTCAGAAGGCAACAAGgataatacaaactctatgttCTGAGGCTAAG GGATCAAAACGAATAATGATCACAAGCAAGATTCCTTCTACGAAGAGGTCCATGGAGCGCTTCTTGTTCCATGTCAAAGCTCTTCTTCACAATCCGTCTAGCGGCAGTACATTTTGGATGG GGAATCTGAAGCACAAGGACTTGTATGGTCAGGTGTTGAGTTCGCAAGTGTACAACAATGGAGATGATGCCATTGACGAAGCAGAGAGTCAAATGGAGGCTGATCCTTAG
- the LOC109713322 gene encoding Fanconi anemia group D2 protein homolog isoform X5, which translates to MVLLQRVAPPNPRKRPAPSLHPQPHPNPQRSSSLTANPKSTPISREEGEEEEEGEDRSIGTMISLLADAGCTIRGPLDGPPSLPSDPHKLRRALESRLSSAPSLRSEFLSGFSSYVRSPSNLRRVLIPASRGPFGGDSLVRLLLHVAPIQLELQELLLEKLPEYFDAAAANNLPLNDDVARLIINQFRWLDFLVNPEGFSDKLMDVLSVSPPQLKKEIIGSLPEIIGDQSHGKVVSALEHVLMEDSEVIVPVLDSFSNLNLDEQLQEQAVTIALSCIRTVDAEHMPHLLRFLLLSATPANVKRIVSQIREQLKFVGSVDSHASQNKKLKGISFANSAEASILEALRLGLRFKNILCEAILKELKSIDQPQEHKAIDVWFLMLIYMNGGTLLKSAEKVLKKKVTEGCFREALFDQCIHGHRELVMDHFSSFLSVSEYLLTCKEKEARDFGTHLFTALFEEFSDTYSRQEVLGALVTRIGSGVDHEVSSALKTMILLTSKYSKELIPFSSHINGILDYLEGFHEDNIRKVYEIFSHLALSARSIPGSSSSSIANELLMIVRKQVSNPDMKYRKMGIIGTLKIVGTLGDANVAAHFSSSQRSDCEEALELLKMSLDSCKLAALPLILLYDELIALLECSTLQPEIIEWVGTQVGEFESLFLADLEGGRLPLKHSSNDVEVSGELWMNLDGELSPICLNILPLVSSPVQNPQCCLTSAYLVGFRCSNSLQILPSQFSLLSLIERLTSQGSLGGIDALLGCPLHLPSVKLNAFSTQIADRIDSVTPTAREEIAAKLFKRLRNLIFLDDLLNSILKIHPQSLPELYYPVEHSGSAVVDKNNHSKQTEKDKVHSTSSNSKQKHKKHPTPADKSGSNDKLRQPTILDAFKRAGVILGEEILNASSPEPSSSERTCERDATDSNELGLIEISAAATNLESERFKCRPLLPVCLFLLTFSQRRDSCCSDPNAELPLHLYLLRDLHNKLDFLNPTTKQFLPACPKTSTCCRMTACEFLRKIRPFFASLKKHLDCALTMLRDGCESYHDHWKSNCSSAGNPDVPYMVFSGSSVATSVFREVLCCYRKLLSLPDLFLQENLPILKDMLAAFQPIEKFDDFLSGIKPALTPQDISYLYCGVFSLFEGITDTVCPSFLLASEVLVTMQSIVNSISMLVEKSPDGNVKNIQARSYQRILPFLRNRLEFSARKLLMHDLGSEDNENELKAKGDLIQKTLQVYLKNSESALNLLDELACSVLPQVPSCRAKSTQEACHDFPTLCPTMFVAWYRVLHEENLSILSKIVKDIISRYRLNSERETAEEVLMKLHKSVKVVVSLVNMCKAHDKVAVHAMAVKYGGKFVDIFLKAFDFLQSHFVAHTDSIIQMVKELQKATRIIQTLCSEAKGSKRIMITSKIPSTKRSMERFLFHVKALLHNPSSGSTFWMGNLKHKDLYGQVLSSQVYNNGDDAIDEAESQMEADP; encoded by the exons ATGGTTCTTCTCCAACGCGTCGCCCCACCAAACCCTCGCAAGAGACCCGCTCCCTCTCTCCATCCCCAACCCCATCCCAATCCCCAACGCTCCTCCTCTCTCACCGCAAACCCCAAATCCACGCCGATCTCAAGAGAGgagggcgaagaagaagaagaaggagaagatcgcAGCATCGGCACCATGATCTCGCTCCTGGCCGACGCCGGGTGCACCATCCGCGGCCCCCTCGACGGCCCCCCCTCCCTCCCCTCCGACCCCCACAAGCTCCGCCGAGCCCTCGAGAGCCGCCTCTCCTCCGCCCCCTCCCTCCGATCCGAGTTCCTCTCCGGTTTCTCATCCTACGTCCGCTCCCCGTCCAATCTTCGAAG GGTTCTAATTCCGGCATCCAGGGGCCCATTCGGAGGTGATAGCCTGGTGAGGCTCCTCTTACATGTGGCGCCGATCCAGCTTGAACTCCAGGAGCTGCTTCTCGAGAAGCTTCCTGAGTACTTTGACGCTGCTGCTGCGAATAACTTGCCTTTGAATGATGATGTGGCCAGGCTAATAATTAACCAATTCCGATGGCTCGATTTCCTCGTCAATCCAGAGGGTTTTTCAGACAAACTGATGGACGTCCTCTCTGTCTCCCCTCCTCAGCTCAAGAAGGAGATCATCGGCTCGCTTCCTGAGATCATCGGTGACCAGAGCCACGGCAAGGTGGTCTCCGCACTGGAGCACGTGCTGATGGAGGATTCAGAGGTCATTGTTCCGGTTCTTGATTCTTTCTCTAATCTAAATCTCGACGAACAATTACAAGAGCAG GCCGTCACCATAGCTTTATCTTGCATCAGAACAGTTGATGCGGAGCACATGCCGCATTTGCTTAGATTTCTGCTACTCTCTGCAACACCAGCGAATGTCAAGAGGATTGTCTCACAAATTCGGGAACAACTAAAATTTGTTGGGTCGGTTGATTCTCATGCTTCTcagaataaaaaattgaaaggcATATCCTTTGCAAATTCTGCTGAGGCTTCAATACTTGAGGCTTTGAGATTGGGCCTTCGATTTAAAAAT ATACTCTGTGAGGCTATTTTGAAAGAGCTGAAGTCTATTGATCAGCCACAAGAACACAAGGCAATTGATGTTTGGTTTCTCATGCTCATCTACATGAATGGAGGCACTCTCCTGAAGAGTGCAGAAAAAGTGTTGAAAAAGAAAGTGACTGAGGGATGCTTTCGAGAAGCACTGTTTGATCAATGTATCCATGGGCACCGGGAATTGGTAATG GACCATTTCTCCTCATTTCTTTCGGTTAGCGAGTACTTATTGACATGCAAGGAGAAAGAAGCTAGAGATTTTGGAACCCATTTATTCACAGCATTATTTGAAGAGTTCAGCGATACTTATTCAAGGCAAGAG GTCCTTGGTGCACTAGTCACTCGTATTGGTTCTGGAGTTGATCACGAAGTGAGTTCTGCTCTGAAGACTATGATTTTGCTGACATCAAAGTACTCAAAAGAGCTTATTCCTTTTTCCTCCCATATAAATG GTATCTTAGACTACTTAGAAGGGTTTCATGAAGATAATATTCGCAAG GTCTACgaaattttctctcatttggCATTGTCCGCTCGTTCCATCCCTGGCTCTAGTAGCTCTTCAATTGCAAATGAACTTTTGATGATTGTGAGAAAGCAG GTTAGCAATCCAGATATGAAGTACCGGAAAATGGGAATAATTGGAACTTTAAAGATAGTTGGCACACTTGGGGATGCAAATGTCGCTGCTCATTTCTCATCATCTCAG AGATCAGATTGTGAAGAGGCTCTAGAACTGTTAAAGATGTCATTAGACTCATGCAAGCTGGCGGCGTTGCCCTTAATCCTGCTATATGATGAATTAATTGCTTTGTTGGAGTGCAGTACTCTTCAGCCTGAAATTATAGAGTG GGTGGGTACTCAAGTGGGGGAATTTGAGAGCCTTTTCCTAGCTGATTTAGAAGGAGGTCGGCTACCTCTTAAGCACTCATCCAATGATGTAGAAG TTTCAGGAGAACTTTGGATGAATTTGGATGGCGAGCTTTCTCCTATATGTCTCAATATTCTGCCTTTAGTGTCCTCTCCTGTTCAAAA TCCCCAGTGTTGCCTCACTAGTGCTTACCTTGTTGGCTTCAGATGTTCAAATTCTTTGCAAATTCTTCCTTCCCAATTTTCATTGTTATCTCTT ATTGAAAGATTGACAAGTCAAGGTTCTCTTGGTGGAATAGATGCTCTACTTGGTTGTCCGCTTCATCTTCCTTCTGTGAAG CTTAATGCCTTCAGCACACAAATTGCTGATAGAATTGACTCTGTAACTCCGACAGCAAGGGAAGAGATAGCTGCAAAACTTTTTAAACGTTTAAGAAATCTAAT CTTCCTGGACGATTTATTAAATTCCATCCTCAAAATTCATCCTCAAAGTCTACCTGAGCTCTACTACCCCGTGGAACACTCTGGATCAGCTGTTGTAGACAAGAATAATCATTCAAAGCAAACAGAAAAGGATAAGGTACATAGCACCTCTTCAAACAGcaaacaaaaacataaaaagcACCCAACACCTGCGGATAAATCAGGCTCAAATGACAAGCTCAGGCAGCCCACAATTTTGGATGCATTTAAAAGAGCTGGAGTAATATTGGGCGAAGAAATCTTGAATGCAAGTTCTCCAGAACCATCATCGAGTGAGAGAACATGCGAACGTGATGCCACTGACTCTAATGAACTTGGCCTTATAGAAATATCAGCTGCAGCAACAAATCTGGAATCAGAAAGATTCAAATGCAGACCTCTACTCCCTGTTTGCTTGTTCTTATTGACCTTTTCTCAG AGACGAGACTCATGTTGTTCGGATCCTAATGCTGAG CTGCCATTGCATCTGTACCTTCTTCGAGATTTACACAACAAATTGGATTTTTTGAATCCTACAACCAAACAATTTCTGCCTGCTTGCCCAAAGACTTCTACTTGCTGCAGAATGACTGCATGCGAATTCCTAAGAAAAATTAGACCCTTCTTCGCAAGCCTAAAGAAACATTTAGATTGTGCACTGACTATGCTCAGAGATG GATGTGAAAGTTACCATGATCATTGGAAGTCTAATTGCTCTTCTGCTGGAAATCCAGATGTACCATATATGGTTTTTTCAGGATCTTCAGTTGCTACCTCTGTGTTTCGGGAAGTTCTTTGCTGCTACAGAAAG TTGCTTAGCCTTCCAGACCTTTTCCTTCAGGAAAACTTACCGATTCTCAAGGACATGCTAGCAGCTTTCCAGCCGATTGAGAAATTTGATGATTTCTTGTCAGGGATTAAACCAGCTCTCACGCCTCAAGACATCAGTTATTTATACTGTGGTGTATTTTCTTTGTTTGAGGGCATTACTGATACAG TATGCCCCTCTTTTTTGTTAGCATCAGAAGTGTTAGTCACTATGCAGTCCATTGTGAACTCGATTTCCATGCTAGTTGAAAAGTCTCCAGACGGAAATGTGAAGAACATACAAGCAAGATCATATCAGAGAATCCTTCCATTCCTAAGAAATAGGCTTGAGTTTTCTGCTCGTAAACTGTTAATGCATGATCTTGGTAGTGAGGATAATGAAAACGAATTGAAGGCTAAG GGTGATCTCATACAGAAAACACTGCAAGTATACCTCAAAAATAGTGAATCCGCTTTAAATCTACTTGATGAGCTAGCTTGTTCTGTATTGCCTCAG GTTCCTTCATGCAGGGCTAAAAGCACACAAGAAGCTTGCCATGATTTTCCAACTTTGTGCCCTACCATGTTTGTTGCATGGTACCGTGTACTA CACGAAGAGAATCTCAGTATTTTAAGCAAGATA GTCAAGGATATTATTTCAAGGTACAGATTAAACTCAGAAAGAGAAACTGCAGAAGAAGTGCTGATGAAACTCCACAAATCAGTAAAAGTTGTCGTATCTCTAGTAAATATGTGCAAAGCTCATGACAAG GTTGCTGTGCATGCTATGGCAGTCAAATATGGAGGAAAATTTGTGGATATTTTCCTTAAAG CCTTTGACTTCTTACAATCACACTTTGTGGCACACACTGACAGTATAATTCAAATG GTCAAAGAACTTCAGAAGGCAACAAGgataatacaaactctatgttCTGAGGCTAAG GGATCAAAACGAATAATGATCACAAGCAAGATTCCTTCTACGAAGAGGTCCATGGAGCGCTTCTTGTTCCATGTCAAAGCTCTTCTTCACAATCCGTCTAGCGGCAGTACATTTTGGATGG GGAATCTGAAGCACAAGGACTTGTATGGTCAGGTGTTGAGTTCGCAAGTGTACAACAATGGAGATGATGCCATTGACGAAGCAGAGAGTCAAATGGAGGCTGATCCTTAG